A window of Nerophis ophidion isolate RoL-2023_Sa linkage group LG17, RoL_Noph_v1.0, whole genome shotgun sequence contains these coding sequences:
- the asb3 gene encoding ankyrin repeat and SOCS box protein 3: protein MDFAECYDDTVSCLAKATRGGCRRILRKLIREGHSVDCHDNRGWTALHEAAAASTVGCLKEILSAAALTAGPSFQDFINSATHEGESACYLAAKRGCPAMVRILLRAGANINQSTNDLSSPLYAAVSGNHQDVARLLVDKGAEVNGTHSSFCWTCLHQAVFKGHDGVVRMLARVAHLEARDDNGLTPLFLAAQHERTSCLKVLVEAGANVNAQAADMATPLLIACQEGHAACVNVLLEHGADPNMTCSKDWPQLPIHAAAEFGHCNIVRRLVPVTDRRCDRGEGMVSPVYSAVQGKHLEVLKLLLNEGFSPDGQDCDDLLGYRSPFAAAVHEAHLTDHNPPSTFPTQLIGVLLEAGARLKEDDWTDIIRFDKPPLLEEVLSVMWITPPERKDSAAAWRAGKRVMTRQELRDMLRAALGDVLYANYWLPRVLQAGLEPTLLLQPNLLGAAPSDAVNYLLHFVNWSTLSCAGKVILGRRRAEETWQADPHFDSVPSLAHLCRLEVRQELGADVVMRTDCVQQLPVPSRLQDFFRFRDIPKPSD from the exons ATGGACTTCGCCGAGTGCTACGACGACACGGTGTCCTGCCTGGCCAAGGCCACTCGCGGCGGCTGCAGGAGGATTCTACGGAAACTGATCCGTGAGGGGCACAGTGTGGACTGTCACGACAACCGAGGCTGGACGGCCCTGCACGAGGCGGCCGCTGCCAGCACTGTAGGCTGCCTGAAGGAGATTCTGTCGGCGGCCGCTCTGACAG CCGGCCCTTCCTTCCAGGACTTCATCAACTCCGCCACTCACGAGGGGGAGTCCGCCTGCTATTTGGCGGCAAAGCGAGGCTGCCCGGCGATGGTCCGCATCCTCCTGAGAGCGGGCGCCAACATCAACCAGTCCACCAACGACCTGTCCAGTCCTCTGTACGCAG CGGTCAGCGGCAACCACCAAGATGTGGCGCGGCTGCTGGTGGACAAAGGGGCCGAGGTCAACGGCACCCACTCGTCTTTCTGCTGGACCTGCCTCCACCAGGCTGTTTTCAAG GGACATGATGGCGTGGTCCGCATGCTGGCACGCGTGGCACACCTGGAGGCCCGCGACGACAACGGACTCACACCTCTCTTCCTGGCAGCACAGCATGAACGGACGTCATGCCTGAAGGTCCTGGTGGAGGCCG GTGCCAACGTGAACGCGCAGGCGGCTGACATGGCCACGCCGCTGCTGATCGCCTGCCAGGAGGGTCACGCCGCCTGCGTAAACGTCCTGTTGGAGCACGGCGCCGACCCCAACATGACCTGCAGTAAGGATTGGCCCCAACTTCCCATCCACGCCGCCGCCGAGTTCGGCCATTGCAA CATCGTCAGAAGGCTGGTGCCCGTCACGGACCGCAGGTGTGATAGAGGCGAGGGCATGGTGAGTCCGGTCTACTCGGCGGTCCAGGGGAAACACCTGGAGGTCTTAAAGCTGCTTCTGAATGAAGGCTTCAGCCCCGATGGACAAGACTGTGACGACCTCCTGGGCTACCGCTCGCCTTTCGCCGCCGCCGTACACGAGGCGCACCTCACTGATCACAATCCTCCAAGTACTTTTCCCACCCAATTGATTGGCGTGCTGCTGGAGGCGGGCGCCCGTTTGAAGGAGGATGATTGGACGGACATCATACGTTTTGACAAGCCCCCCCTGCTGGAGGAGGTGTTGTCCGTCATGTGGATCACGCCTCCAGAAAGGAAGGACTCAGCAGCGGCGTGGCGTGCGGGCAAGAGGGTGATGACACGGCAGGAGCTGAGGGACATGCTGCGTGCGGCGCTGGGTGACGTTCTGTATGCCAACTATTGGCTGCCTCGTGTTCTGCAGGCGGGACTCGAACCAACGTTGCTGCTGCAGCCCAACTT GCTGGGGGCGGCACCCAGTGACGCGGTGAACTACCTCCTGCACTTTGTCAACTGGTCCACTTTGTCGTGCGCTGGCAAGGTCATTCTGGGTCGGAGACGGGCAGAGGAGACGTGGCAAGCAGACCCCCACTTTG ACTCCGTCCCCAGTCTCGCCCACCTGTGCCGCCTGGAGGTCCGACAAGAGTTGGGAGCAGACGTGGTCATGAGGACTGACTGTGTCCAGCAGCTGCCCGTGCCATCCCGCCTGCAGGACTTTTTCCGCTTCAGGGACATTCCCAAGCCTTCTGACTAA
- the lg17h10orf88 gene encoding ATPase PAAT, producing the protein MVEVDVKSEGAWLCQPEGRRLADVVLAVDVTRTGEDEDEDEVPVTRWGAPVLLERVDEDSPCVLTVTCSPASPAAISRLLLVSEARTMEVYLQTGEYGGTVRGERWDQVQHPDRGPFYRKQLTLEEGSSSCDVKLLSLGGRGSLMLCGVVVGLQPLQPRPPGDAIDMQRVQSLVEEMGTGLSAGAQNLMDMVRLQHKEQTGAIHDFLPLLMGRGFLSALTVGGHAPQMAPRKPPPEDSAHPDGPERQVVEGDEPAAPLVMSDFLKGREHGQVPSPAPDLLPVLQRVCGQVTQLRLDEETRNHTRTMECRLEEMERRLKEHMDLRLDALEHKLEKTLLAALQQLAASSPAGGATPPGTPAQGPLL; encoded by the exons ATGGTGGAAGTTGACGTGAAGAGCGAAGGGGCGTGGCTCTGCCAGCCTGAGGGGCGGCGCCTGGCTGACGTGGTGCTGGCTGTTGACGTCACCAGGACGggtgaagatgaagatgaagatgaggTCCCAGTGACACGTTG GGGCGCCCCGGTCCTGTTGGAGCGCGTGGACGAGGACTCCCCCTGCGTCTTGACTGTGACGTGTAGCCCCGCCTCCCCCGCCGCCATCAGCCGCCTGCTGCTCGTCAGCGAGGCCCGGACCATGGAGGTGTACCTGCAGACGGGAGAATACGGCGGCACGGTTCGGGGAGAGCGCTGGGACCAGGTGCAGCATCCTGACAG AGGGCCCTTCTACAGGAAGCAGCTGACCCTGGAGGAGGGGTCATCGTCATGTGACGTCAAG CTCCTCTCCCTGGGGGGTCGCGGCAGCCTGATGCTCTGCGGCGTGGTGGTGGGGCTCCAGCCGCTGCAGCCCCGCCCACCGGGGGACGCCATCGACATGCAGCGGGTGCAGAGTCTGGTGGAGGAGATGGGCACGGGCCTGTCTGCGGGGGCCCAGAACCTCATGGACATGGTGCGCCTCCAACACAAG GAGCAGACGGGCGCCATCCACGACTTCCTGCCTCTCCTGATGGGGCGGGGCTTTTTGTCTGCTCTGACtgttggaggccacgccccccag ATGGCGCCACGCAAACCCCCGCCAGAGGACTCCGCCCACCCAGACGGGCCAGAGCGCCAAGTTGTCG AGGGCGACGAGCCCGCCGCCCCCCTGGTGATGTCAGACTTCCTGAAGGGGCGGGAGCACGGTCAGGTGCCGAGCCCCGCCCCCGACCTCCTGCCCGTGCTCCAGAGGGTGTGCGGTCAGGTGACGCAGCTCAGGCTGGACGAGGAGACAAGGAACCACACACG GACCATGGAGTGCCGCCTGGAGGAGATGGAGCGCAGGCTGAAGGAGCACATGGACCTCCGCCTGGACGCTCTGGAGCACAAGCTGGAGAAGACTCTGCTGGCCGCCCTCCAGCAGCTGGCGGCCAGCAGCCCGGCGGGAGGAGCGACGCCGCCTGGAACGCCGGCCCAGGGGCCATTGCTGTAA